The Megasphaera stantonii genome includes a window with the following:
- a CDS encoding DUF951 domain-containing protein yields the protein MANFIRYHIGDIVQMKKPHPCGSNEWEVMRIGVDFVIRCCGCGHRVMIPRPKFEKAVKKILKQAEEDV from the coding sequence ATGGCAAATTTTATTCGGTATCATATCGGTGACATCGTACAGATGAAAAAGCCCCATCCCTGCGGCTCAAACGAATGGGAGGTCATGCGTATCGGCGTCGATTTCGTCATCCGCTGCTGCGGCTGCGGCCATCGGGTCATGATTCCCCGGCCGAAGTTTGAAAAGGCCGTGAAGAAAATTTTAAAACAAGCCGAAGAAGACGTGTAA
- a CDS encoding SoxR reducing system RseC family protein, which translates to MRTGTGVVDTVFDNGMVKLRTNRNNLYTPCSGMICKNNALIDAKNPVGAIKGQYVRFNIPDGKMGVGGAMCFGMPLLMVLIWGAFGYVNGEAFGWAKELSAFAGMIFGGIVGAVLLKRYEKKVREANTMAEITEIIVEQTIEMDDWPGKSQQNNS; encoded by the coding sequence ATGAGAACTGGAACGGGAGTTGTCGACACCGTATTTGACAACGGCATGGTCAAGCTGCGGACGAACCGCAACAATTTGTATACGCCGTGCAGCGGCATGATTTGCAAAAACAACGCACTGATCGATGCGAAGAACCCTGTCGGAGCGATCAAAGGGCAGTATGTACGATTTAATATTCCCGACGGGAAGATGGGCGTCGGCGGAGCCATGTGCTTCGGCATGCCCCTCCTGATGGTCCTCATCTGGGGCGCTTTCGGCTACGTAAACGGTGAAGCCTTCGGCTGGGCTAAGGAGCTGTCGGCTTTTGCCGGCATGATTTTCGGCGGCATCGTCGGCGCCGTGCTGCTCAAGCGCTACGAGAAAAAGGTCCGTGAAGCCAACACGATGGCAGAAATTACGGAAATCATCGTAGAGCAGACCATTGAAATGGACGATTGGCCGGGAAAATCACAGCAAAATAATTCATAA
- the rbr gene encoding rubrerythrin, giving the protein MELKGSKTEKNLMAAFAGESQARNKYTYYASVAKKAGYEQIKAFFEETANNEKEHAKIWFKLLNDGMPNDIDALKDAAAGEHYEWTEMYPTFAKEAREEGFEHIAYLFEKVAEIEKHHEERYLALLANIENGTVFKKPATKTWVCRNCGFIVEGEEAPEVCPVCAHPQAFFELKNDNY; this is encoded by the coding sequence ATGGAATTAAAGGGAAGCAAAACTGAAAAAAACTTAATGGCAGCATTTGCCGGCGAATCCCAGGCAAGAAATAAATACACCTATTACGCAAGCGTAGCGAAAAAAGCCGGCTACGAACAGATCAAGGCCTTCTTTGAAGAAACGGCCAACAACGAAAAAGAACACGCTAAAATCTGGTTCAAACTGCTCAACGACGGCATGCCGAACGACATCGACGCCTTGAAAGACGCCGCTGCCGGCGAACACTACGAATGGACGGAAATGTACCCGACCTTCGCCAAAGAAGCCAGAGAAGAAGGCTTCGAACACATCGCCTACTTGTTTGAAAAAGTAGCGGAAATCGAAAAACACCACGAAGAACGCTACCTGGCCCTCCTGGCCAACATCGAAAACGGCACGGTCTTCAAGAAACCGGCGACGAAAACATGGGTATGCCGCAACTGCGGATTTATCGTCGAAGGCGAAGAAGCTCCGGAAGTATGCCCGGTCTGCGCGCATCCGCAAGCGTTTTTTGAACTGAAAAACGATAACTACTAA
- a CDS encoding HAAS domain-containing protein, translated as MRKTEFMDLLKYYFRRSDKTDLKGILEDCEEQFRLGAKKGLTEEEVCAKLGHPKNIYRYYIGKPIVPEDNLSMTGSADAPAQEAPEAAPAKPSQFYDWEKDPAHRRRPKIREAYYPMPQPEPPRNYDAYAEQPQRPKAKGPTKRTAGEDELQWNDKAAIPQAAKAIASPFLDIFGALFNIVSTILFFAFALALLASIAVYSLPPYIFSDLLPLPTLSVSTMAFAVLALLFAALTASYASQACHRTARNARNPQRRDG; from the coding sequence ATGAGAAAGACGGAATTCATGGACCTCTTGAAGTATTACTTCCGCCGCAGCGACAAGACCGATTTGAAAGGGATCTTGGAAGACTGCGAAGAACAGTTCCGCCTGGGCGCGAAAAAGGGCCTGACGGAAGAAGAAGTATGCGCCAAGCTGGGCCATCCTAAAAACATATACCGCTACTATATCGGCAAGCCCATCGTGCCGGAAGACAATCTCAGCATGACCGGCTCCGCCGACGCGCCGGCACAGGAAGCGCCCGAGGCTGCCCCTGCCAAGCCGTCCCAATTCTACGATTGGGAAAAAGACCCGGCCCATCGCCGCCGCCCCAAAATCAGGGAAGCCTACTATCCCATGCCGCAGCCCGAGCCGCCCCGAAACTACGATGCCTACGCCGAGCAGCCCCAGCGTCCTAAGGCGAAAGGTCCTACAAAACGGACAGCCGGTGAAGACGAGCTGCAGTGGAATGACAAGGCAGCCATCCCCCAGGCGGCAAAGGCCATTGCCAGCCCCTTTTTAGACATATTCGGGGCCTTGTTCAATATCGTCAGCACCATACTATTCTTCGCTTTCGCCCTGGCGCTCCTCGCCTCCATCGCCGTATACAGCCTGCCGCCGTATATCTTCTCGGATTTGCTGCCCCTGCCGACGCTGTCCGTCTCGACGATGGCCTTCGCCGTCCTGGCCCTGCTGTTCGCGGCCCTGACTGCGTCGTACGCCAGCCAGGCCTGCCACCGCACGGCCCGCAATGCCAGAAACCCGCAAAGGAGGGACGGATAA
- the trxA gene encoding thioredoxin yields MAVTTITAANFQQEILAAQGVVLVDFWAAWCGPCQMLSPVVDEIAEEQPQIKVGKVNVDEQRELASQFQIELIPTLVAFKDGAEVGRLVGVHPKESILALVKK; encoded by the coding sequence ATGGCAGTTACTACGATTACAGCAGCGAATTTTCAGCAGGAAATCCTCGCAGCCCAGGGCGTCGTCCTCGTCGATTTCTGGGCCGCCTGGTGCGGGCCGTGCCAAATGCTTTCGCCCGTCGTCGATGAAATCGCCGAAGAACAGCCCCAAATCAAGGTCGGCAAGGTAAACGTAGACGAACAGCGGGAACTGGCCTCGCAGTTTCAAATCGAGCTCATCCCGACCCTCGTCGCCTTTAAGGACGGCGCGGAAGTCGGCCGCCTCGTCGGCGTCCACCCCAAGGAAAGCATCCTGGCGTTAGTGAAGAAATAA
- a CDS encoding MetQ/NlpA family ABC transporter substrate-binding protein, with the protein MNSSIKKLLAAALIAATCVFAAGCGSSDSGSADKKEIAIGVTAGPHAEVMEQVAKEAEKQGLTIKVVEFNDFVQPNKALAEGDLDMNSMQHQPYLDNVVKNQGMKLTSIGKTIILPMAVYSHKYKNISEVADGAKVTIPNDPTNGGRALLLLQQVGLITLKNGTSVDASVPDIVNNPKHLEFIELDAAQIPRSLDDTDLACVNTNYAIPAGLNPQKDSLLVEDKDSPYANVMVVREDEANNETYKKVLAIYQSEPIKKFINEHFQGTILPAF; encoded by the coding sequence ATGAACTCTTCTATCAAAAAACTTCTTGCAGCGGCCCTCATCGCCGCGACCTGCGTATTCGCCGCCGGCTGCGGCAGCTCCGACAGCGGCTCGGCCGACAAAAAGGAAATCGCCATCGGCGTAACGGCCGGCCCCCATGCGGAAGTCATGGAACAAGTAGCCAAAGAAGCAGAAAAACAAGGCCTGACCATCAAGGTCGTCGAATTCAACGATTTCGTACAGCCCAACAAAGCCTTGGCCGAAGGCGATTTGGACATGAACTCCATGCAGCATCAGCCCTACCTCGACAACGTCGTCAAAAACCAGGGCATGAAGCTGACCTCCATCGGCAAGACCATTATCCTGCCCATGGCCGTATATTCCCACAAATATAAAAACATCAGCGAAGTCGCCGACGGCGCTAAGGTTACCATTCCGAACGACCCGACCAACGGCGGCCGCGCCCTCCTGCTCCTGCAGCAAGTCGGCCTCATCACCCTGAAAAACGGAACCTCCGTCGACGCCTCCGTACCGGATATCGTAAACAATCCGAAGCACCTCGAATTCATCGAGCTCGACGCCGCTCAGATTCCCCGTTCCCTTGACGACACGGACCTGGCCTGCGTCAACACGAACTACGCCATCCCGGCCGGCTTAAACCCGCAGAAGGATTCCCTCCTCGTAGAAGACAAGGATTCGCCGTACGCTAACGTCATGGTCGTCCGCGAAGATGAAGCCAACAACGAAACGTATAAAAAAGTCCTGGCCATCTACCAATCCGAACCGATTAAAAAATTCATTAACGAACACTTCCAAGGCACGATTCTCCCGGCATTCTAA
- a CDS encoding flavodoxin family protein — protein MKHIVILSGSPRKNGNTNLLCRQFQQGAEEAGHSVRFIPLAEKRIGFCRACDVCMRNGGACIQKDDMENILCAFQQADVVVLATPVYFYGVSAQMKACIDRTYPIWQHLGRKEVYYIVSAGLGEDIIARSLGDLDGFVEHFEQYEIKGRLYASNVMEAGAVRTLPVMEAAYQAGLHV, from the coding sequence ATGAAACACATCGTAATCCTATCGGGCAGCCCCAGAAAAAACGGAAACACGAACCTCTTGTGCCGCCAATTTCAGCAAGGAGCCGAAGAGGCGGGCCACAGCGTACGCTTTATCCCCCTGGCGGAAAAACGCATCGGCTTCTGCCGGGCCTGCGACGTCTGTATGCGCAACGGCGGAGCCTGCATCCAGAAGGACGACATGGAAAATATCCTCTGCGCCTTCCAGCAGGCTGACGTCGTCGTACTGGCGACACCCGTCTATTTTTACGGCGTCAGCGCCCAGATGAAGGCCTGTATCGACCGTACCTATCCCATTTGGCAGCACCTCGGCCGCAAGGAAGTATACTACATCGTCTCCGCCGGCTTAGGCGAAGACATCATCGCCCGCTCCCTCGGCGACCTGGACGGATTTGTCGAGCACTTCGAGCAGTATGAAATCAAAGGCCGCCTGTACGCGTCCAACGTCATGGAAGCCGGAGCCGTCCGCACCCTGCCGGTCATGGAAGCAGCCTACCAGGCCGGCCTTCACGTATAG
- a CDS encoding ATP phosphoribosyltransferase regulatory subunit, giving the protein MKPNTLDGVKMLHHDEMRNYDRIQGKIISVIMNHGCKIVETPSFEDYDVYQHFFPHLRRQMVKTVDTDGRVLVLRPDVTLPLVESAAREFPRPNQLLKFGYVSTVFREYFGRSTYGKDFLQGGIEILGDPSPECDGEVIVMAAEILKAVGVENIRIDIGTAAYTQALFDALPLQEAEKDRLRAYLADRNLVALRRYLSGLSLPGNARCALEALPVLFGPYAQTLGKAKDYCLNSGMLNALARLEKIYDYILYAGFADKVQLDFGFASRLGYYTDMVFKVYVDGALYDVIDGGRYDTLSAQFGIDRPACGFGMNINLLYEFMNDAGLLAQAEPSFQLAVSYAASDQVMVRDLMRWRSQGFRVAAYPESSFIDSRDYSIHAVYRGGSYYKDGRAVTAADLEEAMRGL; this is encoded by the coding sequence ATGAAACCGAATACGCTTGATGGGGTGAAAATGCTTCATCATGACGAAATGCGCAATTATGACCGAATTCAGGGAAAGATTATTTCCGTAATCATGAACCACGGCTGCAAGATCGTCGAGACGCCGAGCTTTGAAGATTACGACGTATATCAGCATTTTTTTCCGCACCTGCGCCGGCAGATGGTAAAGACCGTCGATACGGACGGACGGGTCCTCGTCCTGCGTCCCGACGTGACGCTGCCCCTCGTAGAGTCGGCGGCCCGGGAGTTTCCCCGGCCGAACCAGCTGCTGAAGTTCGGTTACGTGAGCACCGTCTTTCGGGAATATTTCGGCCGCAGCACCTACGGCAAGGATTTCCTGCAGGGCGGCATTGAAATCCTCGGCGATCCGAGCCCCGAGTGCGACGGCGAGGTCATCGTCATGGCCGCGGAAATCCTCAAGGCCGTCGGCGTCGAAAACATCCGCATCGACATCGGCACCGCAGCGTATACGCAGGCCTTGTTCGACGCCCTGCCCTTGCAGGAAGCGGAGAAGGACCGGCTGCGGGCCTATCTGGCCGACCGCAATCTCGTCGCCCTGCGCCGCTATCTGAGCGGCTTGTCCCTGCCGGGAAACGCCCGCTGCGCCCTGGAAGCGCTGCCGGTCCTGTTCGGACCGTACGCCCAGACCCTGGGCAAGGCGAAGGACTATTGCCTGAACAGCGGCATGCTCAACGCCCTGGCGCGGCTGGAAAAAATCTACGATTATATTTTATACGCCGGCTTTGCCGACAAGGTGCAGCTCGACTTCGGCTTTGCCAGCCGGCTGGGCTATTATACGGACATGGTGTTCAAGGTATATGTCGACGGCGCGCTGTACGACGTCATCGACGGCGGCCGCTACGATACGCTGTCGGCCCAGTTCGGCATCGACCGGCCGGCCTGCGGCTTCGGCATGAACATCAACTTATTGTACGAATTCATGAACGACGCCGGCCTGCTGGCCCAGGCGGAGCCGTCGTTCCAGCTGGCCGTTTCCTATGCGGCGTCAGATCAGGTCATGGTCCGCGATTTGATGCGCTGGCGCAGCCAGGGGTTCCGCGTGGCGGCCTACCCCGAGTCGTCCTTTATCGACAGCCGCGATTACAGCATCCACGCCGTATACCGCGGCGGCTCGTATTACAAGGACGGCCGGGCCGTGACGGCGGCAGATCTGGAAGAAGCGATGAGGGGGCTTTAA
- a CDS encoding lactate utilization protein, with protein sequence MDRTDMMHVMYDKKGPAVAKRFAARGFEAVYCPTKEAALQTALSYIPADHVVSWGGSASIDDIGLRPYVLEHYAVIDRDRAKTPEERVELMRRALLCDTFLMGTNAAVEDGQLINIDGNGNRVAALSYGPKQVLVIVGMNKVCPTVESAMARARSTAAPININRFAGSDTPCYKTGMCAHCATTNSVCAQLLRTRVCRPAGRIKVILVGENLGY encoded by the coding sequence ATGGATAGAACGGATATGATGCACGTCATGTATGATAAGAAGGGGCCGGCCGTCGCCAAGCGCTTTGCCGCCCGGGGCTTTGAGGCCGTGTATTGCCCGACGAAGGAAGCGGCCCTGCAGACGGCCTTGTCCTATATTCCGGCGGATCACGTCGTGTCGTGGGGCGGCTCGGCGTCCATCGACGATATCGGACTGCGGCCCTACGTGCTGGAGCATTACGCCGTCATCGACAGGGATAGGGCCAAGACGCCGGAAGAACGGGTGGAACTCATGCGCCGGGCCTTGCTGTGCGACACCTTCCTCATGGGGACGAATGCCGCCGTAGAGGACGGCCAGCTCATCAACATCGACGGCAACGGCAACCGCGTCGCCGCCTTATCCTACGGGCCGAAGCAGGTCCTTGTCATCGTCGGCATGAACAAGGTCTGTCCCACTGTCGAGTCGGCCATGGCCAGAGCCCGCTCGACGGCGGCGCCGATCAACATCAACCGCTTTGCCGGCTCGGACACGCCGTGCTATAAGACGGGCATGTGCGCTCACTGCGCGACGACGAACAGCGTCTGCGCCCAGCTGCTGCGCACGCGGGTCTGCCGCCCTGCCGGCCGCATCAAGGTCATCCTGGTCGGTGAAAACTTAGGGTATTAA
- a CDS encoding cupin domain-containing protein: MELKLFDNWKDMPTIHLDLMDRKIFTGKNVMLVRNEVHPKMTMPAHSHPHEQLLYVESGACDVITDGQVQHLEAGGVAWFPSNAEHSVVNTEDVPLVVFDIFTPIREDFLK; this comes from the coding sequence ATGGAACTGAAATTATTTGACAACTGGAAGGATATGCCGACGATTCATCTGGATCTCATGGACCGCAAGATCTTTACGGGCAAGAACGTCATGCTCGTGCGCAACGAAGTGCATCCGAAGATGACCATGCCGGCTCACAGCCATCCACACGAACAGCTGCTGTACGTAGAGTCGGGAGCCTGCGACGTCATTACGGACGGCCAGGTACAGCATCTGGAAGCCGGCGGCGTAGCCTGGTTTCCGTCCAATGCGGAACACAGCGTCGTCAATACGGAAGATGTACCCCTCGTCGTTTTCGATATTTTCACGCCGATCCGCGAAGATTTCCTGAAATAA
- a CDS encoding GNAT family N-acetyltransferase, whose amino-acid sequence MESLRYRKARTEDMEAVMALQTAVFHGEQLIPRDAVEAFLAMEPQCWVAELDGVIVGTAAAWHEGGQLHWGRFIVTKALRGRHIGTKLAAFTFAELFAQGIDSIFMEARDTTVAIVGKMGGTVAGEPVPFYKGTVTPVWITRAAFARCSQEMQNGCSS is encoded by the coding sequence ATGGAATCATTACGATACAGAAAAGCCCGGACCGAGGATATGGAAGCCGTCATGGCCCTGCAGACCGCCGTCTTTCACGGCGAGCAGCTTATCCCCCGGGACGCCGTTGAAGCCTTTCTAGCCATGGAGCCCCAGTGCTGGGTCGCCGAGCTGGACGGCGTCATCGTCGGCACGGCTGCCGCCTGGCATGAAGGCGGTCAGCTCCATTGGGGCCGGTTCATCGTGACGAAGGCCCTGCGGGGCCGGCACATCGGCACGAAGCTGGCAGCCTTTACCTTTGCAGAACTCTTCGCCCAAGGAATCGATTCCATTTTTATGGAAGCCCGCGACACGACCGTCGCCATCGTCGGCAAAATGGGCGGAACCGTCGCAGGAGAGCCCGTCCCCTTCTACAAAGGCACGGTCACGCCCGTATGGATCACGAGAGCAGCCTTTGCCCGATGCAGCCAGGAAATGCAAAATGGATGCTCCTCGTAA
- a CDS encoding autotransporter outer membrane beta-barrel domain-containing protein codes for MNVLEMDMDVHETLNGNLTTILDGNVTTTVSNKANLGAFANGGGAAAIGGTATSTVTGDTTLNLNGGENVMKGGINGLNVGVAGGGAAVSTIGGTAESVVEGSSTVNVNDGLVIGMAGGGVAAAVDATGAVEAIKGGQIGNNGGSSDIDISGFTVTVNNAIEGGTATATTGHTNIHLTGNTTALGVIGGGVAVTSHTYTVRSAEEQKDPVPDGYDVNDAYGSSKATANTGKVTIVVNLDSQDPDTVAANIGGALSSVIDAVKDGNLDNINADGVVGQGAAVGVFGGGVAFGHGSYRSYIGSEDAGAYSIANNKDGADIYLLKGYAAGVFGGGAAGTLNNAKAETNTGVVNTYVGEDMKAVGIFGGGFALSMEGETSNIDTNGTEGTLASSNVEQNNIVVDGDVDGIYGGGMAIGNSNLGRGENVSDAATHVGTTNITVNKGTVDRLQLISIMQASKNDNTDGAPWWNHLGMNASMAMADLKGITDETSIAAGGMGMGMTGSDTVDVANVTINGGTITKDILGGGIAVDNMRDGSGAHVGTSTITLNGGTVGGSVYAGGAINGTTPSAVDTSAKWGEHGVEGHKGYNTDATSSTVGEATVVLNGTAVTGEISGQGYEMTTKYNPADDNDFNPFDNNKENPQYEATYEKSAYNSVTNSTLVLAGDNTLSALDNTDKKYTSDSKIHDFDNINVEANSVTKLDSKLNADQTALIDGGKVTVADSAILDVSELQVSDGTYNVVQNYENGSTFWTNEDLQYDRFTNYAETVFGDATYGVKFSELTDENKDAAANELADFLDAGAIKPLIDQGYAVGWDNVNAGAYEYFHDWNDNAPAMNAAFGRGMMLGEDSAVMGNTVSVARDVADEVAQHLSFTEDFVQDHDSIYGDDNIWAKYIHNKFETDGMSSSFGDITADNDYNGVIVGYDFNQSGKLQSGVAIHYGHGDGTGSFSRNDYDAWGVSLYGALKDEEAGTNLMADIGYTKTSNDITGTLNGKDLMADRDLTAWTIGVRGEKEFVSGRNQIVPYVGLRYMNVDPSSYTSYYNGKKAFEYDADKQDIWMVPLGVSFRNETKTGSGWRITPKLDVAYIWAFGDTDNEVDVNMAGASAPLYYTVMDDGSWLASLGVDASHGAWTFGAGYAYQKGDDTKNNKWYVNAGFAF; via the coding sequence GTGAACGTTTTAGAAATGGATATGGATGTTCATGAAACCTTAAATGGTAATTTAACAACTATTCTTGACGGCAATGTAACAACAACAGTTTCCAATAAAGCTAACCTTGGCGCATTTGCCAATGGCGGAGGTGCAGCGGCTATTGGCGGGACGGCGACCAGCACGGTTACGGGCGATACTACGCTGAACCTTAACGGCGGCGAAAATGTCATGAAAGGCGGCATTAACGGACTGAATGTCGGCGTAGCCGGAGGCGGTGCGGCAGTGAGCACCATCGGAGGTACCGCTGAAAGTGTCGTTGAAGGTTCTTCGACTGTCAATGTAAATGACGGGTTAGTTATCGGAATGGCTGGCGGCGGCGTGGCTGCGGCTGTAGATGCGACAGGCGCAGTAGAAGCTATTAAAGGCGGACAGATTGGCAATAATGGGGGTTCTTCTGATATAGATATCAGCGGATTTACAGTGACTGTAAATAATGCTATCGAAGGTGGCACCGCAACGGCAACGACTGGCCATACGAATATTCATTTGACGGGCAATACGACGGCTCTCGGTGTTATTGGCGGTGGCGTAGCCGTAACTTCACATACGTATACAGTACGATCTGCTGAGGAACAGAAGGATCCTGTGCCGGACGGATATGATGTAAACGATGCTTATGGCAGCAGTAAGGCGACAGCTAATACGGGCAAAGTGACTATCGTCGTAAACCTTGACAGTCAAGACCCGGATACCGTCGCGGCGAATATCGGCGGGGCATTGAGCAGTGTCATTGATGCAGTGAAAGATGGCAATTTAGATAATATCAACGCCGACGGCGTTGTAGGACAAGGCGCGGCAGTTGGCGTATTTGGCGGCGGTGTAGCCTTTGGTCACGGCAGCTATCGTTCGTATATCGGCAGTGAAGATGCAGGGGCATACTCTATTGCAAACAATAAAGATGGCGCTGATATTTACTTGCTGAAAGGATATGCGGCCGGCGTATTCGGAGGCGGTGCAGCCGGGACGCTCAACAATGCTAAAGCAGAAACGAATACTGGCGTTGTTAATACGTATGTTGGCGAAGATATGAAAGCTGTAGGTATCTTCGGCGGCGGTTTTGCCTTGAGTATGGAAGGAGAAACTTCGAATATTGATACGAACGGCACGGAAGGAACATTAGCAAGCAGCAACGTAGAGCAGAACAATATCGTAGTAGACGGCGATGTCGACGGCATTTATGGCGGTGGCATGGCTATTGGCAATTCCAATCTGGGCCGCGGCGAAAATGTATCCGATGCGGCAACCCACGTTGGCACGACCAATATTACCGTGAATAAAGGAACTGTTGATAGGCTGCAGCTCATCAGCATTATGCAGGCCAGCAAAAACGATAATACCGACGGTGCTCCATGGTGGAATCATTTGGGCATGAACGCCAGCATGGCTATGGCTGACTTGAAGGGTATTACCGATGAAACGTCTATTGCCGCCGGCGGTATGGGTATGGGCATGACCGGCTCTGATACGGTTGACGTAGCGAATGTGACGATTAACGGCGGTACTATTACGAAAGATATTTTAGGGGGCGGGATTGCTGTCGACAACATGCGGGACGGTAGCGGCGCTCATGTCGGTACTAGCACAATTACCTTAAATGGCGGTACTGTTGGAGGCAGCGTATATGCCGGCGGTGCTATTAACGGCACGACTCCGTCAGCAGTGGATACGTCAGCCAAGTGGGGCGAACATGGTGTTGAAGGCCACAAAGGGTATAATACAGATGCTACTTCGTCTACTGTAGGTGAAGCAACAGTCGTATTAAACGGCACGGCTGTAACCGGCGAAATTTCTGGTCAAGGGTATGAAATGACTACGAAGTATAATCCTGCTGATGATAATGACTTTAATCCGTTTGATAATAATAAAGAAAATCCACAGTATGAAGCTACATATGAAAAGAGCGCTTATAATAGCGTTACAAACAGTACGCTTGTACTCGCTGGCGACAATACGCTTTCAGCACTAGATAACACGGATAAGAAATATACGAGCGACAGTAAAATCCATGATTTCGACAACATCAACGTTGAAGCAAACAGCGTGACAAAGCTGGACAGCAAGCTGAATGCTGATCAAACGGCGCTCATTGACGGCGGTAAAGTAACCGTTGCCGACTCGGCTATTTTGGATGTCAGCGAATTACAGGTTTCAGACGGTACGTATAACGTAGTGCAGAATTACGAAAACGGCAGTACCTTCTGGACGAATGAAGATTTGCAGTACGACCGTTTTACGAATTATGCTGAAACTGTATTTGGCGACGCGACATACGGCGTGAAATTCAGCGAACTGACTGATGAAAACAAGGATGCCGCTGCTAATGAATTGGCTGATTTCCTCGATGCCGGAGCGATTAAACCGCTTATCGACCAAGGCTATGCTGTCGGCTGGGATAATGTCAACGCCGGCGCATATGAATATTTCCATGACTGGAACGATAACGCGCCTGCTATGAACGCCGCCTTCGGCCGCGGCATGATGCTCGGCGAAGACAGTGCCGTGATGGGCAATACGGTTTCCGTCGCCCGCGACGTAGCCGACGAAGTGGCGCAGCACTTGTCCTTTACGGAAGATTTCGTCCAAGACCACGACTCCATCTATGGCGACGACAATATTTGGGCCAAATACATTCACAACAAGTTTGAAACAGACGGCATGAGCAGCAGCTTCGGCGATATTACGGCTGACAACGATTACAACGGCGTCATCGTCGGCTACGATTTCAACCAGAGCGGCAAGCTCCAGAGCGGCGTAGCCATCCACTACGGCCATGGCGACGGCACGGGCAGCTTCTCGCGCAATGATTACGACGCTTGGGGCGTTTCTCTGTATGGCGCGCTGAAAGATGAAGAAGCGGGCACGAACCTCATGGCTGACATCGGCTACACCAAGACGAGCAACGATATTACGGGTACGTTGAATGGCAAAGACCTGATGGCCGACCGGGATCTGACGGCCTGGACCATCGGCGTCCGCGGCGAAAAGGAATTCGTCTCCGGCAGAAATCAGATCGTACCGTACGTCGGACTCCGCTACATGAACGTCGACCCGTCGTCGTACACGTCGTATTACAACGGCAAGAAGGCCTTTGAATACGACGCCGACAAGCAGGATATTTGGATGGTTCCGCTGGGCGTCAGCTTCCGCAACGAAACGAAGACCGGCAGCGGCTGGCGCATCACGCCGAAGCTGGACGTAGCCTATATCTGGGCCTTCGGCGATACGGATAATGAAGTGGACGTCAACATGGCCGGCGCATCGGCTCCGCTGTACTACACGGTTATGGACGACGGCAGCTGGCTGGCATCTCTGGGTGTTGATGCGTCCCACGGCGCATGGACCTTTGGCGCAGGCTACGCATATCAGAAGGGCGACGACACGAAGAACAACAAATGGTATGTCAACGCCGGCTTTGCCTTCTAA
- a CDS encoding TIGR03905 family TSCPD domain-containing protein, whose protein sequence is MCSYTPAGVCSQQIFFDLDGGVVKHVRFIGGCPGNLQGISRLVEGMDAAEVIQRLEGIQCGGKPTSCPDQFAKALKQALATEQN, encoded by the coding sequence ATGTGCAGCTACACCCCTGCGGGAGTATGCTCCCAGCAAATCTTTTTTGATCTGGACGGCGGCGTCGTCAAACACGTCCGCTTCATCGGCGGCTGTCCCGGCAATTTGCAGGGCATCAGCCGTCTCGTCGAAGGCATGGACGCGGCCGAGGTCATCCAGCGCCTCGAAGGCATCCAGTGCGGCGGCAAGCCCACGTCCTGTCCCGACCAGTTCGCCAAAGCGTTAAAGCAGGCCCTGGCGACGGAACAAAACTGA